In the genome of Streptomyces pactum, one region contains:
- a CDS encoding DUF5998 family protein encodes MAKTGTTTQGLRAAIERSGYYPALVAEAVEAAVGGERVLSYLVHQETTFDSNEVRRHVTVLVLTGTRFIVSHTDEQAADGTSPSPYATTSTESVKLDRISSVVLSRVVANPESYTPGTLPREVVLTIGWGAVNRLDLEPAACGDPNCEADHGYTGSSTADDLSLRVSEAGDGPDTVRQTLAFAQALSEATTDTAR; translated from the coding sequence ATGGCGAAGACCGGTACGACGACCCAGGGCCTGCGCGCCGCCATCGAGCGCAGCGGCTACTACCCGGCACTCGTGGCCGAAGCAGTGGAAGCCGCCGTGGGCGGCGAGCGGGTCCTGTCGTACCTCGTCCACCAGGAGACCACGTTCGACTCCAACGAGGTCCGCCGCCACGTCACGGTCCTGGTGCTCACCGGCACCCGCTTCATCGTCAGCCACACCGACGAGCAGGCCGCCGACGGCACCTCGCCCTCGCCGTACGCCACCACCTCCACCGAGTCCGTGAAGCTGGACCGGATCTCCTCGGTGGTGCTCAGCCGCGTGGTGGCCAACCCCGAGTCGTACACCCCCGGCACGCTGCCGCGCGAGGTGGTGCTCACCATCGGCTGGGGCGCGGTGAACCGCCTCGACCTGGAGCCCGCCGCCTGCGGCGACCCCAACTGCGAGGCCGACCACGGCTACACCGGCTCCTCCACCGCGGACGACCTCAGCCTGCGGGTCAGCGAGGCCGGCGACGGGCCGGACACCGTCCGGCAGACCCTCGCCTTCGCCCAGGCCCTCTCCGAGGCCACCACGGACACCGCCCGCTGA
- a CDS encoding alkaline phosphatase family protein, whose protein sequence is MADSVTGAAATGAGRFEPVPLDPYAAPVPRYGTGSLADLLPAVAAGMGVDGLTSGMELRPADRVCVFLVDGLGWELLRAHPEYAPFLSSLTETSGNGTGTPLTAGFPSTTATSLASVGTGLPPGAHGLPGYTVLDPDTGALMNQLRWQPWTDPYRWQPYPTVFQLADAAGVHTCQVSAPTFEQTPLTRIALSGGTFHGRLSGEERMDLAAEQLAAGDRSLVYTYYSEVDGKGHRFGVDSDEWRGQLAYVDGLARRLAEQLPPRSALYITADHGMIDIPFDEESRIDFDEDWELRAGVALLGGEGRARHLYAVPGAAADVLAVWREVVGDRMWVASREEAVAAGWFGRPEDGGGVDERVRGRIGDVVAAAAADVAVVASRTEPKESAMVGLHGSMTPVEQLVPLLEVRT, encoded by the coding sequence ATGGCCGATTCCGTCACGGGCGCCGCGGCCACCGGTGCCGGCCGCTTCGAACCCGTCCCGCTCGACCCGTACGCCGCCCCGGTGCCCCGCTACGGCACCGGCTCGCTCGCCGACCTGCTGCCCGCCGTCGCCGCCGGGATGGGGGTGGACGGCCTCACCAGCGGGATGGAGCTGCGCCCCGCCGACCGGGTCTGCGTCTTCCTCGTCGACGGCCTGGGCTGGGAGCTGCTGCGCGCCCACCCCGAGTACGCGCCCTTCCTCAGCTCGCTGACGGAGACCTCCGGCAACGGCACGGGCACCCCGCTGACCGCCGGTTTCCCCTCCACCACCGCGACCTCGCTCGCCTCGGTGGGCACCGGCCTGCCGCCGGGCGCGCACGGACTGCCCGGCTACACGGTGCTCGACCCGGACACCGGGGCGCTGATGAACCAGCTGCGCTGGCAGCCCTGGACCGACCCCTACCGCTGGCAGCCGTACCCCACCGTCTTCCAGCTCGCCGACGCCGCCGGGGTGCACACCTGCCAGGTCTCCGCGCCGACCTTCGAGCAGACGCCGCTGACCCGGATCGCGCTCAGCGGCGGCACCTTCCACGGCCGGCTCTCCGGCGAGGAGCGGATGGACCTGGCCGCCGAACAGCTCGCCGCCGGGGACCGCTCGCTGGTGTACACGTACTACAGCGAGGTGGACGGCAAGGGCCACCGGTTCGGTGTGGACTCCGACGAGTGGCGGGGACAGCTGGCCTACGTCGACGGGCTCGCCCGGCGGCTGGCCGAGCAGCTGCCGCCCCGCTCCGCCCTGTACATCACCGCCGACCACGGCATGATCGACATCCCCTTCGACGAGGAGTCGCGCATCGACTTCGACGAGGACTGGGAGCTGCGCGCCGGGGTCGCCCTGCTCGGCGGCGAGGGCCGTGCCCGCCATCTGTACGCGGTACCCGGGGCCGCCGCCGACGTGCTGGCCGTCTGGCGCGAGGTGGTGGGTGACCGGATGTGGGTGGCCAGCCGGGAGGAGGCCGTCGCCGCGGGCTGGTTCGGCCGCCCGGAGGACGGCGGCGGCGTGGACGAGCGGGTCCGCGGCCGGATCGGCGACGTGGTCGCCGCGGCCGCCGCCGACGTGGCGGTGGTCGCCTCGCGCACCGAGCCCAAGGAGTCCGCGATGGTGGGGCTGCACGGCTCCATGACCCCGGTCGAGCAACTGGTACCCCTGCTGGAAGTGCGGACCTGA
- a CDS encoding thymidine kinase: protein MPELVFFSGTMDCGKSTLALQIEHNRSARGLQGLIFTRDDRAGAGKLSSRLGLVTDAVEAAEGLDLYAHVVARLTAGGRVDYVIADEAQFLAPEQIDQLARIVDDLELDVFAFGITTDFRTKLFPGSQRLVELADRIEVLQVEALCWCGARATHNARTVGGRMVVEGAQVVVGDVNGQGGEVGYEVLCRRHHRRRMTAAAARAAALSPDVLPVDAPAPSLSRSAARP, encoded by the coding sequence ATGCCCGAGCTGGTGTTCTTCTCCGGAACCATGGACTGCGGAAAGAGCACCCTCGCTCTGCAGATCGAGCACAACCGCTCGGCCCGCGGGCTGCAGGGGCTGATCTTCACCCGGGACGACCGGGCGGGCGCCGGCAAACTCTCCTCCCGGCTCGGACTGGTCACCGACGCGGTCGAGGCGGCCGAGGGCCTCGACCTGTACGCGCACGTGGTGGCCCGGCTGACCGCCGGCGGCCGGGTGGACTACGTCATCGCGGACGAGGCCCAGTTCCTCGCCCCCGAGCAGATCGACCAGCTCGCCCGGATCGTCGACGACCTGGAACTGGACGTCTTCGCCTTCGGCATCACCACCGACTTCCGCACCAAGCTCTTCCCCGGCTCCCAGCGGCTGGTCGAACTCGCCGACCGCATCGAGGTGCTGCAGGTCGAGGCGTTGTGCTGGTGCGGTGCCCGGGCCACCCACAACGCCCGCACGGTCGGCGGCCGGATGGTCGTCGAGGGGGCCCAGGTGGTGGTCGGGGACGTCAACGGGCAGGGCGGCGAGGTCGGTTACGAGGTGCTGTGCCGGCGCCACCACCGCCGACGGATGACCGCGGCGGCGGCCCGCGCCGCCGCGCTCTCCCCGGATGTGCTGCCCGTGGACGCCCCGGCCCCCTCGCTCAGCCGCTCCGCCGCACGACCGTGA
- a CDS encoding VOC family protein — translation MTEAPARCAPGTPCWTSLMVHSLAAGQHFYHELFGWDFAPGPQLLGSCVRGTLDGLAVAGIGELPAERRLPVAWTTYLASDDADETADRIRSRGGTVAVGPLDTERAGRMLIASDPAGAVFGVWQSPGHGGTESTGVPGTPAWHELVTYESAAVGAFYEAVFGHRARREPAASGPGRTTLYAGDRPVAAIRGRDSAAFRERGPHWLTYFEVADADAAARRVTELGGRVLRTPYEAPIGRCAEVTDPEGAVFTVVRRSG, via the coding sequence ATGACCGAGGCACCGGCTCGGTGCGCACCGGGCACGCCCTGCTGGACGAGTCTGATGGTCCACAGTCTGGCGGCCGGCCAGCACTTCTACCACGAGCTGTTCGGCTGGGACTTCGCGCCCGGACCCCAGCTGCTCGGGTCCTGCGTCCGCGGCACGCTCGACGGCCTGGCGGTCGCCGGGATCGGCGAACTGCCCGCCGAACGGCGGCTGCCCGTGGCCTGGACGACGTATCTGGCGTCGGACGACGCGGACGAGACCGCCGACCGGATCCGCTCCCGCGGCGGGACGGTCGCGGTGGGGCCGCTCGACACCGAGCGGGCCGGGCGGATGCTGATCGCCTCCGACCCGGCCGGCGCGGTCTTCGGGGTCTGGCAGTCCCCCGGCCACGGCGGCACGGAGAGCACCGGGGTGCCCGGCACCCCGGCCTGGCACGAGCTGGTGACCTACGAGAGCGCCGCCGTGGGCGCCTTCTACGAGGCGGTCTTCGGCCACCGGGCACGACGGGAGCCGGCGGCGTCCGGCCCCGGACGCACCACGCTGTACGCGGGTGACCGGCCGGTCGCCGCGATCCGGGGCCGGGACAGCGCCGCGTTCCGCGAGCGCGGGCCGCACTGGCTGACCTACTTCGAGGTGGCGGACGCCGACGCGGCGGCCCGCCGGGTGACCGAGCTGGGCGGGCGGGTGCTCCGGACGCCCTACGAGGCCCCCATCGGCCGGTGCGCCGAGGTGACCGACCCCGAGGGGGCGGTGTTCACGGTCGTGCGGCGGAGCGGCTGA
- a CDS encoding sulfurtransferase, with protein MTAIITASALMNELAADRPPVLLDVRWQLGGPPGYPEYRAGHLPGAVYVDLDRDLAGPPSAAGRHPLPELSVLTAALRRAGVTADRAVVVYDGGQGWAAARAWWLLRWAGHRAVRVLDGGLAAWTAEGGPLTTEEPDVTEGDFTPVPGGMPVLTADEAAALARRGVLLDARAAERYRGEVEPIDPVGGHIPGARSAPTTENTGPDGRLLPAARLAGRFAGLGAGPGAEVGVYCGSGVSAAHQVLALDVAGIPAALYVGSWSEWSADPSRPVATGPQPG; from the coding sequence ATGACTGCCATCATCACCGCATCCGCACTCATGAACGAGCTGGCGGCCGACCGCCCGCCGGTGCTCCTGGACGTCCGCTGGCAGCTCGGCGGGCCGCCCGGGTACCCGGAGTACCGCGCCGGGCACCTCCCCGGCGCGGTCTACGTGGACCTCGACCGGGACCTCGCGGGCCCGCCCTCCGCCGCCGGCCGTCACCCGCTGCCCGAACTGTCCGTCCTCACCGCCGCGCTGCGCCGCGCCGGCGTCACCGCGGACCGGGCGGTGGTGGTCTACGACGGTGGCCAGGGGTGGGCCGCGGCCCGGGCCTGGTGGCTGCTGCGGTGGGCCGGCCACCGGGCGGTGCGGGTCCTGGACGGCGGGCTGGCGGCCTGGACCGCCGAGGGCGGACCGCTGACCACCGAGGAACCGGACGTCACCGAGGGCGACTTCACCCCGGTCCCGGGCGGGATGCCGGTACTGACCGCCGACGAGGCCGCGGCGCTGGCCCGCCGCGGGGTGCTGCTCGACGCCCGGGCCGCCGAGCGTTACCGGGGCGAGGTGGAGCCCATCGACCCGGTCGGCGGCCACATCCCCGGCGCCCGCTCGGCCCCCACCACCGAGAACACCGGGCCCGACGGCCGGCTGCTGCCCGCCGCCCGGCTCGCCGGCCGGTTCGCCGGACTGGGGGCCGGGCCCGGCGCGGAGGTCGGGGTGTACTGCGGGTCCGGCGTCTCCGCCGCCCACCAGGTCCTGGCACTGGATGTCGCCGGGATCCCCGCCGCGCTGTACGTCGGCTCGTGGAGCGAGTGGTCCGCCGACCCGTCCCGTCCGGTTGCCACCGGCCCGCAGCCCGGCTGA
- the sepH gene encoding septation protein SepH, whose amino-acid sequence MTSAGTTREVPMPELRVVAVSNDGTRLVLKAADSTEYTLPIDERLRAAVRNDRARLGQIEIEVESHLRPRDIQARIRAGASAEEVAQLAGIPVDRVRRFEGPVLAERAFMAERARKTPVRRPGENTGPQLGEAVAERLLLRGAEKDTAQWDSWRRDDGTWEVLLVYRVAGEPHSASWTYDPPRRLVQAVDDEARALIGETDDTPEPSFPFVPRIARLPRDRVLDRPERPDRHLPGPQPDGTDAVASADDGAGARDSLTSLLEAVPNFRGDMIVPEPGQQPDGPEADDQPEIIEPPAPAASAGSAYADVLMPRSVAGHRDRLIGTTDRQAEADGVRPGRRAAVPSWDEIVFGTRRKKQE is encoded by the coding sequence GTGACGTCGGCAGGCACCACCCGGGAGGTCCCCATGCCCGAACTGCGTGTCGTGGCCGTCAGCAACGACGGCACACGGCTGGTGCTCAAGGCTGCGGACAGCACGGAGTACACGCTCCCCATCGACGAGCGGCTGCGTGCTGCCGTGCGCAACGACCGGGCACGTCTGGGCCAGATCGAGATCGAGGTCGAGAGCCATCTGCGGCCCCGGGACATCCAGGCGCGGATAAGAGCGGGTGCCTCCGCCGAGGAAGTCGCCCAGTTGGCCGGAATCCCCGTGGACCGGGTGCGCCGCTTCGAGGGCCCGGTCCTCGCCGAGCGCGCCTTCATGGCCGAACGCGCCCGGAAGACCCCCGTCCGCCGGCCCGGTGAGAACACCGGACCGCAGCTCGGCGAGGCGGTCGCCGAACGGCTGCTGCTGCGCGGGGCGGAGAAGGACACGGCGCAGTGGGACTCCTGGCGCCGGGACGACGGCACCTGGGAGGTGCTGCTGGTCTACCGCGTCGCCGGCGAACCGCACTCCGCCAGCTGGACCTACGACCCGCCCCGGCGGCTGGTCCAGGCGGTGGACGACGAGGCGCGGGCGCTGATCGGCGAGACCGACGACACCCCGGAGCCGAGCTTCCCGTTCGTACCGCGCATCGCCCGGCTGCCCCGCGACCGGGTGCTCGACCGGCCGGAGCGGCCGGACCGCCACCTCCCGGGCCCGCAGCCGGACGGCACCGACGCCGTGGCCTCGGCCGACGACGGCGCAGGTGCGCGCGACTCGCTGACCAGCCTGCTGGAGGCGGTGCCGAACTTCCGGGGCGACATGATCGTTCCGGAGCCGGGCCAGCAGCCCGACGGGCCGGAGGCGGACGACCAGCCGGAGATCATCGAGCCGCCGGCCCCCGCCGCGAGCGCCGGTTCGGCGTACGCCGACGTGCTGATGCCCCGTTCGGTGGCCGGTCACCGTGACCGGCTGATCGGTACCACCGACCGCCAGGCGGAGGCCGACGGCGTCCGCCCCGGCCGCCGGGCCGCGGTGCCGAGCTGGGACGAGATCGTCTTCGGCACCCGGCGCAAGAAGCAGGAGTAG
- a CDS encoding D-arabinono-1,4-lactone oxidase has product MTVLRTTRGSTWRNWAGNVTVEPARTVAPSSTEELAAAVREAVEAGLPVKAAGTGHSFTSVAATEGLLIRPERLVGVQRLDRAAGTVTVAAGTPLWQLNRTLSAYGLSLTNMGDVMAQTVAGATSTGTHGTGRASASLSAQITAVELVTADGSVLRCSADGGPEEAEVFGAARLGLGALGVISALTFAVEPEFWLQAREEPMAWSRVTAEFDQLTAENEHFEFYWFPHTDRCVTKRNNRCPGPAAPLGRVSGWIEDELLSNGVFRAACALGRAVPATVPGIARVSSRALSARTYTDVPYRVFTSPRRVRFVEMEYAVPRAAAVPALRELRSAIERSGFRVSFPVEVRTAPADEVPLSTAYGRDTAYIAVHMYRGTPYRAYFSAVEQIMVAHGGRPHWGKLHTRDAAYLAEAYPRFGEFLAVRDRLDPDRVFGNDHLRRVLGS; this is encoded by the coding sequence ATGACCGTACTGAGGACCACACGCGGCAGCACCTGGCGTAACTGGGCGGGGAACGTGACCGTCGAACCGGCCCGCACGGTGGCCCCCTCCTCCACCGAGGAGCTGGCCGCGGCGGTGCGGGAGGCGGTGGAGGCGGGGCTGCCGGTGAAGGCCGCCGGCACCGGGCACTCCTTCACCTCCGTGGCGGCCACCGAGGGGCTGCTGATCCGGCCGGAGCGGCTGGTGGGGGTGCAGCGGCTGGACCGCGCCGCGGGCACCGTGACGGTGGCGGCGGGCACCCCGCTGTGGCAGCTGAACCGGACCCTGTCGGCGTACGGCCTGTCCCTGACCAACATGGGGGACGTGATGGCGCAGACCGTCGCGGGAGCCACCAGTACCGGCACGCACGGCACCGGCCGGGCGAGCGCCTCCCTCTCCGCCCAGATCACGGCGGTGGAGCTGGTGACGGCCGACGGCTCGGTGCTGCGCTGTTCGGCGGACGGCGGACCCGAGGAGGCGGAGGTCTTCGGCGCCGCCCGGCTGGGGCTGGGCGCCCTCGGCGTGATCAGCGCGCTCACCTTCGCGGTGGAGCCGGAGTTCTGGCTGCAAGCCCGCGAGGAGCCGATGGCCTGGAGCCGGGTGACGGCCGAGTTCGACCAGCTGACCGCGGAGAACGAGCACTTCGAGTTCTACTGGTTCCCGCACACCGACCGGTGCGTCACCAAGCGGAACAACCGCTGCCCCGGGCCCGCCGCCCCGCTGGGGCGGGTGAGCGGCTGGATCGAGGACGAACTGCTGTCGAACGGCGTCTTCCGGGCCGCCTGTGCGCTGGGCCGGGCGGTGCCGGCCACCGTCCCGGGGATCGCCCGGGTCTCCAGCCGGGCGCTGTCGGCCCGGACCTACACCGACGTCCCGTACCGGGTCTTCACCAGCCCGCGCCGGGTGCGCTTCGTGGAGATGGAGTACGCCGTGCCGCGGGCGGCGGCCGTCCCGGCGCTGCGCGAGCTGCGGTCGGCGATCGAGCGTTCCGGGTTCCGGGTGAGCTTCCCGGTGGAGGTGCGGACCGCGCCCGCCGACGAGGTGCCGCTGTCCACCGCGTACGGCCGGGACACGGCGTACATCGCGGTGCACATGTACCGGGGCACCCCGTACCGGGCGTACTTCAGTGCGGTCGAGCAGATCATGGTCGCGCACGGCGGACGGCCGCACTGGGGGAAGCTGCACACCCGGGACGCGGCGTACCTGGCCGAGGCGTACCCGCGGTTCGGGGAGTTCCTGGCGGTGCGGGACCGGCTCGACCCGGACCGGGTCTTCGGCAACGACCACCTGCGGCGGGTGCTGGGGTCCTGA
- a CDS encoding MFS transporter — protein MPSPYRKIFAAHGARNFSAAGFLGRMTLSMTGIGVVTMISQITGRYGLAGAVAATLALSAAAIGPQISRLVDRHGQRRVLRPATVVSALAVAGLLVSANQRWPDWTLFAFAAVAGCVPSVGSMVRSRWAEIYRGSPQELHTAYAFESVVDEVCFIFGPILSIGLSTTWFPEAGPLLALVFLVTGVFWLTAQRATEPRPHPREHHTAGSALRSRGLQVLVATFVATGAIFGAVDVVTVAFAEEEGSKGAASVVLAIYALGSCTAGLVYGLLPLSGSAPRRWLLGVCVMAASMIPLQLVGNLPLLAVALFVAGLSVAPTMVTTMGLIEQHVPRANLTEGMTWVSTGLAVGVALGSSAAGVVVDRAGADAGYAVAGVAGVVAAVVAFLGYRRLRPAAEPAGAAPPEATGGPETDDRTEDHTRQHLA, from the coding sequence TTGCCCAGTCCCTACCGCAAGATCTTCGCCGCCCACGGGGCCAGGAACTTCTCGGCCGCCGGATTCCTGGGCCGGATGACGCTGTCCATGACCGGTATCGGCGTGGTCACCATGATTTCGCAGATCACCGGCCGGTACGGGCTGGCCGGGGCGGTCGCGGCCACCCTGGCGCTGTCCGCCGCCGCGATCGGTCCGCAGATCTCCCGGCTGGTGGACCGGCACGGTCAGCGGCGGGTGCTCCGTCCGGCCACCGTGGTGTCGGCGCTGGCGGTGGCCGGGCTGCTGGTGAGCGCGAACCAGCGGTGGCCGGACTGGACGCTGTTCGCCTTCGCCGCGGTGGCCGGCTGCGTACCGAGCGTGGGGTCGATGGTCCGGTCCCGCTGGGCCGAGATCTACCGGGGCTCGCCGCAGGAGCTGCACACCGCCTACGCGTTCGAGTCGGTGGTCGACGAGGTGTGCTTCATCTTCGGCCCGATCCTGTCGATCGGCCTGTCCACCACCTGGTTCCCCGAGGCCGGGCCGCTGCTGGCCCTGGTCTTCCTGGTGACCGGCGTCTTCTGGCTCACCGCCCAGCGGGCCACCGAGCCGCGGCCGCACCCGCGCGAGCACCACACCGCCGGTTCGGCGCTGCGCTCCCGAGGGCTCCAGGTGCTGGTGGCCACCTTCGTGGCGACCGGCGCGATCTTCGGCGCGGTGGACGTGGTGACGGTGGCCTTCGCCGAGGAGGAGGGCAGCAAGGGTGCGGCCAGCGTGGTGCTCGCGATCTACGCGCTCGGCTCCTGCACCGCGGGACTGGTCTACGGGCTGCTGCCGCTCTCCGGTTCCGCGCCCCGTCGATGGCTGCTGGGTGTGTGCGTGATGGCCGCGAGTATGATCCCCCTCCAATTGGTCGGGAACCTGCCGCTGCTGGCCGTGGCGCTCTTCGTCGCGGGCCTGTCCGTCGCACCGACGATGGTGACCACCATGGGCCTGATCGAGCAGCATGTACCACGCGCCAACCTCACCGAGGGCATGACCTGGGTGAGCACCGGCCTCGCGGTCGGGGTGGCGCTGGGCTCCTCGGCGGCCGGGGTGGTGGTGGACCGGGCCGGGGCGGACGCCGGATACGCCGTGGCCGGCGTGGCCGGTGTGGTCGCGGCGGTGGTGGCGTTCCTGGGCTACCGCCGGCTGCGGCCGGCGGCCGAGCCGGCGGGGGCAGCCCCGCCGGAGGCGACGGGAGGGCCGGAGACGGATGACCGTACTGAGGACCACACGCGGCAGCACCTGGCGTAA
- a CDS encoding ferrochelatase encodes MSAQHSPAPRPAAQGAPYDALLLLSFGGPEGPDDVVPFLENVTRGRGIPRERLKEVGRHYYLFDGVSPINAQNRELLAAIRKDFAEHGVELPVYWGNRNWAPYLTDTLREMVADGHRRILTLTTSAYASYSGCRQYRENLADALAALEAEGLPLPRVDKLRHYFNHPGFVRPMVDATLAALAELPAEVRDGAHLAFTTHSIPTAAADTSGPVEAHTEDGRGGAYVAQHLDVARLIADAVREETGAERPWRLVYQSRSGAPHIPWLEPDICDHLEELHGAGVPGAVMVPIGFVSDHMEVRYDLDTEAAAKAAELGLPVARAATVGADPRFAAAVRELVLERAATERLAAGDADAAPGAGETGPTAPRRCALGSLGPSHDVCPVGCCPARTPRPAAAGADSPYA; translated from the coding sequence ATGTCCGCCCAGCACTCCCCAGCGCCCCGCCCCGCGGCCCAGGGCGCGCCCTACGACGCCCTGCTGCTGCTCTCCTTCGGCGGCCCCGAGGGCCCGGACGACGTCGTCCCGTTCCTGGAGAACGTCACCCGCGGCCGCGGCATCCCGCGTGAGCGGCTGAAGGAGGTGGGCCGCCACTACTACCTCTTCGACGGGGTCAGCCCGATCAACGCCCAGAACCGCGAGCTGCTGGCGGCGATCCGGAAGGACTTCGCCGAGCACGGTGTGGAGCTGCCCGTGTACTGGGGCAACCGCAACTGGGCGCCGTACCTCACCGACACCCTGCGCGAGATGGTCGCCGACGGCCACCGGCGCATCCTCACCCTCACCACCAGCGCCTACGCCTCGTACTCCGGCTGCCGGCAGTACCGCGAGAACCTCGCCGACGCGCTGGCCGCGCTGGAGGCGGAGGGCCTGCCGCTGCCCCGCGTGGACAAGCTGCGGCACTACTTCAACCACCCCGGCTTCGTCCGCCCGATGGTGGACGCCACGCTCGCCGCCCTCGCCGAGCTGCCCGCCGAGGTCCGGGACGGCGCCCACCTGGCGTTCACCACCCACTCCATCCCGACCGCCGCGGCCGACACCTCCGGGCCGGTGGAGGCGCACACCGAGGACGGGCGCGGCGGCGCGTACGTCGCCCAGCACCTGGACGTGGCCCGGCTGATCGCCGACGCGGTGCGCGAGGAGACCGGTGCCGAGCGCCCCTGGCGGCTGGTCTACCAGTCCCGCAGCGGCGCCCCGCACATCCCCTGGCTGGAGCCGGACATCTGCGACCACCTCGAAGAGCTGCACGGCGCCGGGGTGCCGGGCGCGGTGATGGTGCCGATCGGCTTCGTCTCCGACCACATGGAGGTCAGGTACGACCTCGACACCGAGGCCGCCGCCAAGGCCGCCGAGCTGGGCCTGCCGGTCGCCCGCGCCGCCACCGTCGGTGCCGACCCCCGCTTCGCAGCGGCGGTCCGGGAGCTGGTCCTGGAGCGGGCCGCCACCGAACGGCTCGCCGCCGGGGACGCGGACGCCGCGCCGGGCGCCGGGGAGACGGGCCCCACCGCGCCCCGCCGCTGCGCGCTGGGGTCGCTGGGGCCCAGCCACGACGTGTGCCCGGTCGGCTGCTGTCCGGCGCGGACCCCGCGTCCGGCCGCGGCGGGCGCCGACAGCCCGTACGCCTGA